The Elusimicrobiota bacterium genome includes a window with the following:
- a CDS encoding tetratricopeptide repeat protein: MNRFLIAVFLVVVGFLFFWMWSRSGSLTKAQRALDAGNPGKAVEILVKVLEKKEWPASEEEILLEMLAKSYINKGTIDPAEKTYRTLREKFPNNFEGAIGLGALNLMRGMDSFGVEHLLEAKKINPKDIRSHVLLASHFINRRDYAKATSHLTDGLLLFPDNLRLMELSGDLFFNQGRYIDAISQFNNLLNSAPQDKNLKIKVARAYLYVGDLTTSFDLLESVRPSFGTDEGLELLLSNILHQKGERREAARIVERLYLEDNRRFDSGLAWIVYLGSFGRMEEAERLLSKIGENLLPLGGGLSHPVAGQTFMDLERLQGWREMALRHHIYYFQVRSILAGMGNRYSEAEKYLERAINLDSGDFGTIEKFVDLFRLKNDPEESLKWANRAIATYKDHPAAHLMKARIFLDLKRNQDAISEIRIVMESYPSLSLPYALLSRALMLEGKFKPGLVAANKSVHLNPGSPDAQLSLAIALNDSGQVAAAEKAFINALNIDPRFAEARFEWAMRLKKLGRYSEANTQFEEAEKLEPLRFKRTINSK; this comes from the coding sequence ATGAATCGATTTCTGATCGCGGTTTTTTTAGTCGTTGTGGGGTTCCTTTTCTTCTGGATGTGGTCTCGTTCGGGCTCCTTGACCAAGGCTCAACGAGCTTTGGATGCGGGGAATCCCGGGAAGGCTGTTGAGATTTTGGTGAAAGTCCTTGAAAAAAAAGAGTGGCCTGCGTCAGAGGAAGAAATACTTTTGGAAATGTTGGCCAAGAGCTACATCAATAAGGGCACCATTGACCCTGCGGAAAAAACATACCGGACGTTACGTGAAAAGTTCCCCAATAATTTCGAAGGAGCTATTGGTCTTGGGGCATTAAATTTGATGCGAGGAATGGATTCATTTGGTGTGGAGCACTTGCTAGAGGCTAAAAAAATTAACCCGAAGGATATTCGGTCTCACGTTCTCTTGGCCAGCCATTTTATTAACCGTCGGGATTACGCGAAGGCCACTTCCCATTTAACCGATGGACTTCTTCTTTTTCCGGATAATTTACGTTTAATGGAGCTTTCGGGGGATCTTTTTTTCAATCAGGGGAGATACATTGACGCCATCTCCCAATTCAACAATTTGCTTAATTCTGCCCCCCAGGACAAAAACTTAAAAATTAAGGTTGCTCGTGCCTATCTCTATGTGGGAGACCTCACAACTTCGTTTGATCTATTAGAATCGGTCCGACCTTCGTTTGGGACCGATGAAGGCCTTGAGCTTCTGCTTTCAAATATCCTTCATCAGAAAGGGGAGCGAAGGGAAGCGGCAAGAATCGTGGAACGCCTGTATTTGGAGGATAATCGCCGGTTCGATTCCGGTTTAGCATGGATTGTGTATTTAGGATCATTCGGGAGAATGGAAGAGGCAGAAAGATTGTTGTCTAAAATAGGCGAAAATTTATTGCCTCTGGGCGGGGGTCTTTCTCATCCCGTGGCGGGACAAACATTTATGGACCTCGAACGACTCCAAGGTTGGCGAGAAATGGCGTTGCGACATCATATTTATTATTTTCAAGTGCGCTCAATATTGGCTGGAATGGGAAATCGATATTCTGAAGCAGAAAAATATCTTGAACGTGCCATCAATCTCGATTCTGGAGATTTCGGAACCATTGAAAAATTTGTTGATTTGTTTCGATTAAAGAATGATCCCGAAGAAAGTCTTAAATGGGCCAACCGAGCTATTGCAACCTATAAAGATCATCCGGCTGCCCACCTGATGAAGGCTAGAATATTTTTGGATTTAAAGCGCAACCAAGACGCCATTTCGGAGATTCGAATTGTTATGGAGTCCTATCCGAGCCTTTCCCTTCCCTATGCTCTTCTTTCCCGTGCATTAATGCTAGAAGGGAAATTTAAGCCCGGGCTCGTAGCGGCAAATAAATCGGTGCATCTCAATCCTGGGTCACCAGACGCTCAGCTTTCTTTGGCTATTGCTCTCAATGATTCGGGACAAGTGGCAGCGGCAGAAAAGGCTTTTATCAATGCCCTGAATATTGATCCCCGTTTTGCAGAAGCTCGATTCGAATGGGCTATGCGTTTGAAAAAACTTGGGCGCTATTCTGAAGCCAACACCCAATTTGAAGAGGCCGAGAAACTTGAGCCTCTTAGGTTTAAACGAACAATAAACAGCAAATAA
- a CDS encoding AAA family ATPase, with product MEISLSNDQPLSKQESELDILIRSRYPLIYLVSWEESRAESLLAKMAQRQGKNLYLWSVTRGISEYPLAGTEIALDPLQALDHIAKSGDKAIFVLKDFHPNLNDAKIVRRLRDLVNELKSSYKTVILLSPVLTIPIEIEKDISVIDYELPDFEEMANLVDDALSQAKGKVSFDFNADDREKIIQAALGMTLSEAENAIARSIVGGSSFTVEEIEETLLKETQQIIRKSRQLEYFEAKESFSEIGGIDTLKQWLVKRGNGFSEKARNFGLPEPKGILLMGVQGCGKSLTCKAISGLWKLPLLRLDMGSIFGQYIGQSEENMRKAIKTAESVAPCVLWLDEIEKGLSGSQSSGSVDAGTTSRIFSTFLTWLQEKRKPVFVAATANNIHQLPPELLRKGRLDEIFFIDLPTEKERLDILSIHIKRKKRIPSSFNIATLAQRTKGFSGAELEQVIVEALHTAFFQNRELNQEDIEEAIECTVPLSTTMAEGIDEIRQWAKIRARPASSNMY from the coding sequence ATGGAAATAAGTCTATCCAACGATCAGCCTCTTTCTAAACAAGAATCGGAACTGGATATTTTGATTCGATCTCGTTACCCACTCATATACCTTGTAAGCTGGGAGGAGTCTCGGGCTGAATCTCTCCTAGCCAAAATGGCACAAAGACAAGGGAAGAATCTCTATCTATGGTCTGTGACAAGGGGGATATCCGAATATCCACTCGCGGGGACAGAAATCGCTTTGGACCCCCTTCAGGCCCTCGACCATATTGCTAAATCGGGTGATAAGGCGATCTTTGTTCTTAAAGATTTCCACCCCAACCTCAATGACGCCAAAATCGTTCGCCGGCTTCGCGATCTTGTGAACGAACTAAAATCCAGTTACAAGACAGTGATTCTTCTTTCCCCCGTCCTTACGATTCCAATTGAAATTGAAAAAGACATTTCTGTCATTGACTATGAACTTCCGGATTTTGAAGAAATGGCGAACCTTGTGGACGATGCCCTTTCCCAAGCAAAAGGAAAAGTATCGTTCGATTTTAACGCCGACGACAGGGAAAAAATCATTCAAGCCGCCCTTGGAATGACCCTTTCTGAGGCTGAAAACGCCATTGCCAGGTCCATTGTCGGCGGTTCATCCTTCACGGTTGAAGAAATTGAAGAGACCCTTTTAAAAGAAACACAGCAGATCATTCGAAAATCCCGCCAATTGGAGTATTTTGAAGCTAAGGAATCTTTTTCAGAAATAGGTGGAATTGACACACTCAAGCAGTGGCTTGTTAAAAGAGGAAATGGTTTTTCTGAAAAAGCACGTAACTTCGGACTTCCAGAACCTAAAGGGATATTACTGATGGGAGTCCAGGGATGCGGTAAGTCCCTTACTTGTAAAGCCATTAGTGGTCTTTGGAAGCTTCCTTTGCTTCGCCTGGACATGGGGTCAATCTTTGGCCAATACATTGGGCAATCGGAAGAAAACATGCGAAAAGCCATTAAGACAGCGGAGTCGGTTGCTCCCTGTGTCCTTTGGCTTGATGAAATTGAAAAGGGATTGTCCGGCAGCCAATCCTCTGGTTCTGTGGACGCCGGTACGACCAGCCGAATATTTTCAACGTTTCTTACCTGGCTTCAGGAGAAACGTAAGCCCGTTTTTGTTGCGGCAACCGCCAATAATATCCACCAGCTTCCGCCAGAACTTCTTCGCAAAGGCCGGTTAGACGAAATTTTCTTTATCGATCTCCCGACAGAAAAAGAGCGTTTGGATATTCTTTCCATCCACATCAAAAGGAAGAAGAGGATTCCCTCCTCCTTTAATATTGCGACACTGGCCCAGCGGACAAAGGGTTTTTCCGGCGCGGAGCTCGAGCAAGTTATCGTGGAAGCTTTGCACACCGCATTTTTTCAAAATAGAGAATTGAATCAAGAGGACATTGAAGAAGCTATTGAGTGTACGGTCCCTCTTTCGACAACAATGGCGGAAGGCATCGATGAAATACGTCAGTGGGCTAAAATTCGAGCTCGACCTGCGTCATCAAACATGTATTAA